CATTGTTTGTTGCTGCTGATTTTGTATTCATTGtggtaaaaaattaataaacaaataaatgcttaaataaattgcttttaattggttattctaacagaattatttctgcatttttataaaGATTAATCATCTGAAGTTCACTGAATGGAAATTATTCGGGCAAAAACTCACAATTAAAAGCTTCATGAATTAGTGtgtaagaatttttttttaaaagtgttttactACAAATCACATTTGGAGACCCGGGGTATCAAATTAAGCTCATTAAGGAAAAATTATTTGATCCTGTTTTATTTCACAATAACAGACTTTAAAACTCCAGTCTTCATTTATCTGTCAAATcataataaaatcacaaaagctACAATTAACTTTTTGTTGTTGAGTTTAAATGTGGTgacataattaaaaaataaagagtaaACTTTAAAAGTTgttatatatttttcatttgcGGCATTCTGATTGTATTCTGAAAAACGGCTGTAACCGGAagtagtgttttattttgtagtggTGTTTACACAGCTGACGAaaggtttgttctgttttcacgTAAAAGGTTTTGGTTTTCACAACATGGGAAAACATTTCACGACAGCTAGGGGTGTCCTGTAGCCTGTgagtatgtttttaaaatatatttgcggaaatgtttgttttaaacgTCTATTCAATGTGAATGCAGATTGTTAACGATCTTATCTGCTTGTAACGTTCAGAAGAACAACGATTTTGTAGAAATATCTAATAATTTACTGCGTTTTTATCTTAAACCGATGACAACAGTGTGAAAGCTGGTGTTATATGTTGCATAGTTTATGCTTCAGTCGTGTTATATGTGTTATTATTATGTTATCTGTGTTATGATGAGATTCTAACCGCAGCTGAGGGTGCTGGTGAcatttttagacacatttttataattttagtTTCAAAGCCATGCcttcttttttctatttatagCAGAGCGTCATGGATCCAGTCTTTGAGAGGCACTGCTCGGAGCTGGTGGCCCGGGAGAGGAGCGGACACACGGCCGTGGTGGAGGGGAACCTGCTGTATGTGTGGGGAGGATAcatggtgaggaaaaaaaacaagcatcaCTTAAAGCCATGTTTAAGCTTATTTAAAGGCATTTCAGTGTCATACACAGTAAGAAAAATAGGTAAATTCCCTCCAGCACTGTGCTTGAGTTGTGTTGATTCTTATACTtgagtatttttcattttatactaTCTTATAATACTTAATTACATGTCAGAGGACAGTATTGCAGCTTTTTCTCTGCTGCATTTGTATACTCTCAGGTTTATGATCAGTTATTAAGGGGAAGACACTCCAACATCATGTGAAGTTGTTAGACCCAATGATcgatcgatagatagatagatagattactTATTCATTTCCTTGGGCAAAGTATCCAGTAGCTCACACATGTTACATACAAGACAGATGTGGAAACAATGTACAAAAGAGCAAGTAATTAGCGAACCAATTGTGTTGGTCGAACAAGCAATATAGTCCCAGAAATGCTGGTATTTACAACAAAGGTACATAAAAATAGTTGGTACTTACAATAATGTGCAAAATTGCTGCTACAAAGAGTATAAGAAAGgtacaaaatacaataaaatagagTATTctaaaagcacaaaatacaataaaatacagtattcTGAAAGTACAAAAGAGGTGCAATGTGAAAACAGAACTGATAATACTGAGGGGTCCCAGCTCTTTTCTTGGATGGTAGCGGCTTAATTGCAAATAGCAGTAAAATCATTCTACTGGTCTGAGGAAAGCTTAAAAAAGTGAGGTTTCGTAACGTTTTGATTCAcctctgtgttttttgtaagaatatacaaactttttttttaaacattagtCATTCAGAGGCTTATCCTTTGGTTttaaccaaaaaacaaaacaaaacaaaaacatataatAAGCCAAAAGCCTATTTAAATGTAACTGGAAAGAAAACTTTTGGCCCTGAAAGatacatttactttcatttttttgtaatgaacagtttttattttgtttgtttgttttttaaaaaatcatcattCTAATAATTTACAATGATAGATTGTATTTACTCTGTATTTTACTCGTGTTTTCTCTTCAGTCCGTTGCTGATGATGAAGTTTTCTTACCCAATGATGAAATCTGGGCCTATGATCTAGAAGGAGGTATATGGTAAGAAGATGACATAAATTCCAAATACGTCAAAACAATGAATAGTAGTGTGTGTTTACTCATGACAGTCACTTTGCCTGCTGGCGATTGTCATCAACTCATATAACATCCCTGCTGTGTTTGGATTGACAAATACTGCCCTGGAGCTGTCTGCTGTCACATCTGTGgttccaaaaatatgttttgtcgTACGGGAATGTGAGTAGTTTCTCTACATTCTTTCTTCTTACTGTTTTGAAGGAAAGTGTTTCACATGTCAGGGGAAGTCCCGCCCTCCATGTCAGGGACCTGCTCCTGCTCCCTGAATGGACACATGTACATATTTGGAGGTTGTGATGACAATGGACAAACCAATCAGGTAAGATGGAGACTAGGACTTACTTAAGATATGATAAGATATGATAACACAAAAGTACaatgaggcaaaaaataaagttataGCAAAAGGcctcataaagacaatatacAAAGCATAATGAATTGTACATATGGATATAGACCAAAATCAATGTTTACTTCGCATAAACTCTTTGTCTTTTGTTCCtgtgaggcttttattttatctcacGTAAGAGTATGGGCACAGTGATACATGTAAAACTGACAAGAATTTGATAATTAGTCTCTTTTCTTAATATTTATTGTTCACATAGCAGCACTGATGGCACAAGGTTAACTCTTCCACCTGCAAATGTTGTCAAATTGGAAATGTTTTGATTAAAGGTGCCCTAAGGAGATTTCCAACAAACATTCAACAGTcataaaatatttgcaatttttaaaaatgatatttaaaaatgctgaaCCTTGCTTTGTTTACATGCATATTTGTTAGCTTAGGTCACAAAAACGTTTATCTGCAGTGCTACTAGGGGTTGAAATCTTCACCTGGGTCCTTTAAATCTCTCAGAAGCAGATACATTATCAGCCCCTAAAATATTGATGAGTGTTCCTTATTGGAAAACAGTTAGTAAATATGCACGATTAGACACTCAAAGGTCACTGTTTGAGCTGAACAAAATTTCCTTGAAGAAGTGATCAATGTTTGACTTCCAACAGATGTACTGTGTCGACCTGACAGATGGCAAATATATGTGGAAGAAGATCATACATGAGTTTGGCTCTGCTCCTTCACCTCGAGACAAACTGTCCTGCTGGGTTTATAATGGAAGGTAAGATTTGTGAATTGCAAAGGCTTTTCCATAGATTCTAAATAGCAATCAATatcattatatttatatttttatatatcaTCTATGGGCTGTCTACACACGGAAATCTTCAAGCAGTTTGTTGTGTAAAGACCACACAAGTTTCTAGTGCAACTGTTGCAACTTTCTGTCCTGTACCAGTACCTACCTACCCAAACCATTCACCGTTTATGAGATTACTTCCATATTTCATACTGTGCTGTCACTCTTCCTTAGTAAACTGGAAGCCATAGTCTTCAAATGTTTATATTCTTACTGTTCTTCTTATACCATTTGACGTGGCGACCACTGAACATCAGCTTGCATAACAGCAATTGTGAGCATTTTTGTTTAACTTTCTCCAGGATCATCTACTTTGGAGGATACGGCCACAAACTACTGACCGATGTTGACAGCAGGAACAGAAGCTTCATTGTAGATGAAACGTCATGGGTAGCATGTTTTATAGATTTTATTGATTAtgtctgtctgaaaaaaattggCTTTTCCAGGAGGcattaaagacatttctaaaaatGGCACGTGGTTGATACTGTATGTTTTGATTTGTATTTATTCAAGGCTTTGTTTAGAAAATTTCTTCtcccttgttttgttgttttcaggtggAAGATGTCTTTTGGGGATGGAACAATGAGGTCCATATATTTGACCCCATTCAATCCAGCTGGAGCGAACCACAAACCCAAGTAATTTATTTAGAGTTTAGTTGCCAATACATGTTTTATATATAGAAATGTTTCTATTGTGACATTTCAAGACAGTGTTATATTGGTAAAAGGTAAAGAAAGCCAATGCTTCACTGTGACTTTTCCTGTTTGCAGGGCCGAGCTCCGGCCCCGAGGGCGGCTCACGCCAGCGCCACACTCGGTCGTCGAGGATACGTTTGTGGAGGAAGAGTCATGGTGAGAGTCCTGGATGGATTTCAGTGCTACTCTTATCTCATTGTGTCATACTGATTAAAGACAGCCATACATTAcctgttcttgtgtttttaaacgCAGGAAACCAGGACGAGTGACATTCATTGTTTAGACCTTGAATCATGGACGTGGTCAGAAATGTAGGTGCCCATACACAGAATGTGTCATTTCAGCCAGTATGTGGTGTAAAATATGCATGACCAAACCCGCGcttcaaataataaatattatataaataGTTATCAGGTtattgccgtgtttgtttttaataataTAACACTAAATATGCCTTCCAGAGTCCCGGTGTCCACCACTCCAGTGGGCAGGTCATGGCACACGCTCACAGCTGTAACAGACAACGCATTGTTCCTGTTCGGAGGTCTCAGCGTGGACTGCAAACCAATGAGTAAGAAAATGTGTTCACTTATATGTCCTACTTCCTTTTGTCACGTTATGTCTTCAAAGTGTTTCTTTTCAATAGTACATGTTCTCATCAATTAGGTGATGGATGGCTGCTTGACATTGAAACCAAGAAATGGAGAGAAGTGGAGCATCCCTTTAAGAATAAACCAAGGTAGCAGGTtattaatatttcacatttattactCTGTACAGGAAAGTGTCATTATCTATACTGAACAATTTCTTTAATCCCCTGTCTAAGGTTGTGGCACACAGCGTGTCCAAGCAAAGACTGTGATGTGATTGTGTTTGGCGGCAGTTGTGACTACATTCTGCTTGTCGACACAGTAAGTCACACAGAAGCCACTGTGGAGGCTGAAAAACAGATGTGACATCATTCTATTTTTTACAAAACCTAGTGCATCATCACATGAcaaataaaatgctgaaaacaaaTTATGAAGTTTTGTAAATGTGTATTGACACAGACACGACTCTGAAACCACGCGGAGAGACAAACGTATGTGGCACGTAAAATTTATATGGGGGTAAACTGAGATAACAGGATCAACCTTGAAATTTATGCATTCAGAATAGCCGTTGATTTTCAACCACCTCTATACATAAAAtagaatgttttcatgtttccgAACTGTGCTCCAAAACTGTAACTTCTAAGTTATAGCGCCTTTAAATACTTGTGGATAGAGaggttctgtctgtctgtaggcGCTACAGTTGACAGATGAAGCATGTAGAAGAAACTATGTGATGAACATATAGTCCTGTAAATTATTCACGACTGCAAATGGACTCAGAATGGACCTGTACAAACCTTTCACATCTCTTTTCAGGGTCACTGCAATGATGCACTTGTCTTCCAGATGCAGCCATATCCTCTGTTCAGGTAAAAACCCACTGTTTTATATCAATAGCAAGGAcatgattttattaaaaaataactgcagaAGGTAAACACAAATAATTTCACATGACAGAAGTGAAATAATGATTAACAGATGGCTGCAGAGTATTTATGCAGAGAAACCGCTCTCATTAATATTAGTTTTACTTCTGCTATGACAAGTACAAATGCTGTTGAAAGGTGTTTTACTTAGTAGGTCATGTTACTTTAGATATGTACTTTTCTCCCAAAATAGAAATGAGAAATGACAGATTGTTTCCACCCTCCTGACAGGATTTGTCAGGATTACATTGCAAAGAACGTGAGGACCTCCGAGATGCTCAGAAATCAgcttcctctccttcctcccaAACTCCTGAAGTCCGTACAGAGGAGGATATCGTTCTACAGGCCTTCAAAGAAGCAAAATACTACCTAATAAACATGTTACATGTCAACGAGAATGCAATAACCTACAAGATTTTTCAAAAGTACTGTACTGCCCTTAGTGTGAACTTCACACAAGGCAgagattttatttgttaaatacacgatgcaaaatattttatggtgttttacgttattgttttacaaatgcgtattttattttgtacagtCATGCTGCTGAAACGTTCCCAAACTGTCCCTGTGATGATTAAATGACGCATTGAAACGTTTTTGCCTCGTGTGGATTATTAGCCAACACTTGAGTCAAATGATgcaatgacaaaacacacacatgcattttctttcagaatatttttttatttgcaatacaaaactttaaaaaaagtcacCTACATGATTAAAAACCACCTTTCATCAGATGATGACAGAACATTTTACAGCTGACACGTGCATTGTTCACTGAAGTGTTCAAGTCTGCTCTACTGAGCTTCACCACTAAGTGGCAGCAGGCTTTTATGTTGAAATGGAGCCGAATCGTGTCAGCAGAGGCACAGCTGGGTCCAACTGAAAGTCTCTGAGGTGCCACATTCCTCCCTTAAAAGGATGGAAAAGTGCAGGAACTGTGGTCAGGAAGGAAACCTTAAATAAACATTCCCTGCTCATACCTTTGCAGGGTTGCCACATATG
This is a stretch of genomic DNA from Acanthochromis polyacanthus isolate Apoly-LR-REF ecotype Palm Island chromosome 1, KAUST_Apoly_ChrSc, whole genome shotgun sequence. It encodes these proteins:
- the LOC110954445 gene encoding kelch domain-containing protein 1, with protein sequence MDPVFERHCSELVARERSGHTAVVEGNLLYVWGGYMSVADDEVFLPNDEIWAYDLEGGIWKVFHMSGEVPPSMSGTCSCSLNGHMYIFGGCDDNGQTNQMYCVDLTDGKYMWKKIIHEFGSAPSPRDKLSCWVYNGRIIYFGGYGHKLLTDVDSRNRSFIVDETSWVEDVFWGWNNEVHIFDPIQSSWSEPQTQGRAPAPRAAHASATLGRRGYVCGGRVMETRTSDIHCLDLESWTWSEIVPVSTTPVGRSWHTLTAVTDNALFLFGGLSVDCKPMSDGWLLDIETKKWREVEHPFKNKPRLWHTACPSKDCDVIVFGGSCDYILLVDTGHCNDALVFQMQPYPLFRICQDYIAKNVRTSEMLRNQLPLLPPKLLKSVQRRISFYRPSKKQNTT